A segment of the Thermocrinis sp. genome:
TCTGTATCTTTCCAAGATTTCGTTTATGGATGCGTCCTTTTCTATGTAAAGGTCTTTTTCAGGTATGTAAGCCTCCGGTTGGTAGTAATCGTAGTAAGATATAAAGTACTCCACTGCGTTGTTTGGAAAGAGCTCTTTCAACTCTCTGTAAAGCTGGGCTGCAAGGATTTTGTTGTGGGCTATTATAAGGGTGGGCTTTCCGTACTTGGCAATTACGTTTGCTATGGTAAAGGTCTTTCCTGTGCCAGTAGCTCCCAAAAGCACCTGCTCTTTTACGCCCTGCCTTAGCCCTTCAAGAAGCTCCTCAATAGCCTTTGGCTGGTCTCCCGCAGGCTTTAGAGAAGTTTCAAGCCTATAGACCTCTTCCTTTAACCTGACCATACGATGTTATAATTTATGCGTTTTTTAGCTGCTTATGGAAAAAGTGCTTGCAGCCTCTGTCTTTTTGTTGACTCTCCTTTTGGTCATCTTCAAACCCAAGGGGCTTGGCATAGGTTGGTCTGCGTGGATTGGCGCTTCTCTTTGCATACTTTTTGGTCTTGTATCTTTTGAAGATGTTCTGCGCATAACATCCATCGTCTGGGACGCTACTTTAGCTTTTGTCTTTCTGATATTCATCTCCATAGTCCTTGATAAGGCTGGGATGTTTGAGTGGATGGCCCTAAAGGCAATTGGCTATGCCAAAGGAAACGGTGTTCTTCTTTTTGTATTTTTGATGCTATTGGGCGCTTTCATATCAGCCATCTTTGCCAACGATGGAGCATCTCTGATGCTTACTCCCATCATCTACTCAAAGATCAAGTACCTTAACCTTTCAAAAAAATACATGCTTCCCTACATAATGGGCAGTGGTTTTGTGGCAGATACTTCAAGCCTGCCCCTTGTTATTTCAAACCTGACCAACATAATAACCGCCCACTTCTTTGGTATAGACTTTTGGAGCTATGCGCTTTTGATGTTTTTCCCAAACTTAGTATCTGTTGCCTCAAGCATAATGGTGCTGTTTTTGTTCTACAGAAAGGACCTACTCAGAAAGTACGAGCGGGAAGTTTTAGAGTCTTTACCCGCCAAGTATGCCATAAGGGATGGTTTTGTGTTCCGCATTGGGTGGTTCGTTATCCTTCTTATGGGTCTTAGCTTTTTGCTTTTTGAGCTTTTAAAGGTTTACGTTCCCTTTTCTGTAATCTTGGGTCTATGTGCCCTTGCACTTGCCTTTTCAAGCCTAAAAAACCGCATAGTTTCCATAGAAGAGACAGCCCGTCTCACTCCGTGGAACATTGTTTTCTTCTCAATCGGTATGTATGTGGTAGTCTATTCTTTAAACAACGTGGGCTTTACTCGTCTTTTGGTGCACCTCATAAGAGAGTTCTACCAACTTGGCGATGTGCAAGCTATACTTATTACAGGAGTTCTATCCACTGTCCTTTCTGCTACGATGAACAACCTTCCTACTGTAATGTTAATGAACCTCTCCATAGACAGTGCAAACCTACCGGACAAGATCACACAGTTTTTGGCACTGGCAAACTTAGTGGGAACAAACATAG
Coding sequences within it:
- a CDS encoding arsenic transporter, giving the protein MEKVLAASVFLLTLLLVIFKPKGLGIGWSAWIGASLCILFGLVSFEDVLRITSIVWDATLAFVFLIFISIVLDKAGMFEWMALKAIGYAKGNGVLLFVFLMLLGAFISAIFANDGASLMLTPIIYSKIKYLNLSKKYMLPYIMGSGFVADTSSLPLVISNLTNIITAHFFGIDFWSYALLMFFPNLVSVASSIMVLFLFYRKDLLRKYEREVLESLPAKYAIRDGFVFRIGWFVILLMGLSFLLFELLKVYVPFSVILGLCALALAFSSLKNRIVSIEETARLTPWNIVFFSIGMYVVVYSLNNVGFTRLLVHLIREFYQLGDVQAILITGVLSTVLSATMNNLPTVMLMNLSIDSANLPDKITQFLALANLVGTNIGPKLTPIGSLATLLWLHVLENKGISISWGYYLKVGFVLTLPILLATLLALCTVYLVVL